A DNA window from Kitasatospora atroaurantiaca contains the following coding sequences:
- a CDS encoding glycosyltransferase, giving the protein MTVYSHQSGFSAARPPAYPRHLVTAVIVSHDGARWLPQALAGLLGQDRQVQRILAVDTGSTDTSPQLLEDTLGDWLPESGPLILGRRSGFGTAVAQAVFNSPPLRPEDLPYSLDPSGYDPVTGGWDDFGDPLGAEDELGRGGPRETQPIEWLWLLHDDCEPQTDALRRLLQVADSTPSAAVVGPKLRSWYDRRQLLEVGVTIARSGRRWTGLDRREQDQGQHDQVRPVLAVSTAGMLVRRDVFEELGGFDKALPLMRDDTDFCWRVNAAGYRVVVAPDAVLRHAEAASRERRAIDCGAAHPHRVDKAGAVYTLLANSKGVLFPYVLLRLVLGTLLRVIANLVGKDPKQAFDELAGLGHELIRLPRLLLARKRRARTRVADGLDDRTLFPAPGATARLAVEQAISALGIGGSDDSGAGRHGSVESGPGDEDADDLVVEQFALLKKIARRPAPLLFIGLLLFALAACRNLIGSGSLLGGALLPVSDGAAGLWNMYAGSWHPVGTGSTATAPPYLAVLSVLSWLLFDHADFAITLLVVLSIPLAAVSAYLVSRPLIESKLVRAWASATYALLPAATGALAQGRIGTAVLAVLLPPLARAAAITAGLGIRTETAAKGARPGWRSAWMTVLMLTISTAFVPLTWAIAVPLSLAALVYAVLRGGAFGSGGEALRLLGLRVVVILGVPVLVLAPWSLQVLMHPSRLLLEAGLPGFNGSAANPLGLILVNPGGSGVPPIWLSAGVVLTALAALLRADRRRAVLAAWGAAGAGLLFTVAVAGTSVTPASGGQAVAAWAGPATLLTGVALLAAAAIGADGANARVAGIAFGWRQPVAALVVASAVLAPLGTAVWWAVTGADGPLRRTEAAQVPAFVAEEAGTTDRSRTLVLTGDAGASGVRYALVRGAGLTLGQAEGTVDAGSSGDLTTLVGRLLAGSGGEQAKSLAGYGVGYLEVKDPMIAKVEDVLDTTPGLTKLSQENGIALWQVSGAPATRAVITSPKGAPVSVPAGVHDIDTTIPAGPAGRVLRLAEQADPKWQATLDGTALESVTVDGWAQGFKLPADGGRLELTRDSSLLHTGWIWAQLLLATTVLVLALPGRRNHNDDDLPEEVVAAAALAAAAQAQAPLPGSRRARRMAERGEGEGAEPDTGVYAAGIPQQGAGEPEAEPAHPAADPYQEQYQQADPYGWDPYAAQQPAGGQYGQQQYAEPYPQQQYPDQYADQYEQQQYGYDQYAGYATPEQQPWAPGQPQPETYYDPNDPYGNGGHPHHNGTGS; this is encoded by the coding sequence ATGACTGTCTACAGCCACCAGAGCGGCTTCTCAGCTGCGAGGCCGCCCGCGTACCCGCGCCACCTGGTCACCGCCGTGATCGTCTCGCACGACGGTGCCCGCTGGCTCCCGCAGGCGCTGGCCGGCCTGCTCGGCCAGGACCGGCAGGTGCAGCGGATCCTCGCCGTCGACACCGGCTCCACCGACACCTCCCCGCAGCTGCTGGAGGACACCCTCGGTGACTGGCTGCCCGAGAGCGGCCCGCTGATCCTCGGCCGCCGCTCCGGCTTCGGCACCGCCGTCGCCCAGGCCGTCTTCAACAGCCCGCCGCTGCGCCCCGAGGACCTCCCGTACAGCCTCGACCCCTCCGGGTACGACCCCGTCACCGGTGGCTGGGACGACTTCGGCGACCCGCTCGGCGCCGAGGACGAGCTCGGCCGCGGCGGCCCGCGCGAGACGCAGCCCATCGAGTGGCTCTGGCTGCTGCACGACGACTGCGAACCGCAGACCGACGCCCTGCGCCGACTGCTCCAGGTGGCCGACTCCACCCCGTCCGCCGCCGTCGTCGGCCCCAAGCTGCGCAGCTGGTACGACCGCAGGCAGCTGCTCGAGGTCGGCGTCACCATCGCCCGCTCCGGCCGCCGCTGGACCGGACTCGACCGCCGCGAGCAGGACCAGGGCCAGCACGACCAGGTCCGCCCGGTGCTCGCCGTCTCGACCGCCGGCATGCTGGTCCGCCGCGACGTCTTCGAGGAGCTCGGCGGCTTCGACAAGGCGCTGCCGCTGATGCGCGACGACACCGACTTCTGCTGGCGGGTCAACGCCGCGGGGTACCGGGTCGTCGTCGCCCCCGATGCCGTGCTCCGGCACGCCGAGGCCGCCAGCCGCGAGCGCCGCGCCATCGACTGCGGCGCCGCCCACCCGCACCGCGTCGACAAGGCCGGCGCCGTCTACACCCTGCTCGCCAACTCCAAGGGCGTGCTCTTCCCGTACGTCCTGCTCCGGCTCGTGCTGGGCACCCTGCTGCGCGTCATCGCCAACCTGGTCGGCAAGGACCCGAAGCAGGCCTTCGACGAGCTGGCCGGCCTCGGCCACGAGCTGATCCGCCTGCCCCGCCTGCTGCTCGCCCGCAAACGCCGGGCCAGGACGCGGGTCGCCGACGGGCTCGACGACCGCACGCTCTTCCCGGCCCCCGGCGCCACCGCCCGCCTCGCCGTCGAACAGGCCATCAGCGCCCTCGGCATCGGCGGCAGCGACGACTCGGGCGCCGGCCGCCACGGCTCGGTCGAGTCCGGCCCCGGCGACGAGGACGCCGACGACCTGGTGGTCGAGCAGTTCGCCCTGCTCAAGAAGATCGCCAGGCGCCCGGCCCCGCTGCTCTTCATCGGCCTGCTGCTCTTCGCCCTGGCCGCCTGCCGCAACCTGATCGGCAGCGGCAGCCTGCTCGGCGGCGCCCTGCTGCCCGTCTCCGACGGCGCGGCGGGCCTGTGGAACATGTACGCGGGCAGCTGGCACCCCGTCGGCACCGGCTCCACAGCCACCGCACCGCCGTACCTGGCCGTGCTCTCGGTGCTCTCCTGGCTGCTGTTCGACCACGCGGACTTCGCGATCACCCTGCTCGTGGTGCTCTCCATCCCGCTCGCCGCCGTCAGCGCCTACCTGGTCTCCCGCCCGCTGATCGAGTCCAAGCTGGTCCGCGCCTGGGCCAGCGCCACGTACGCCCTGCTGCCCGCGGCCACCGGCGCGCTCGCCCAGGGCCGGATCGGCACCGCCGTCCTCGCCGTGCTGCTCCCGCCGCTGGCCCGCGCCGCCGCCATCACCGCGGGCCTCGGCATCCGTACCGAGACCGCCGCCAAGGGCGCCCGCCCCGGCTGGCGCAGCGCCTGGATGACCGTGCTGATGCTCACCATCAGCACCGCCTTCGTCCCGCTGACCTGGGCCATCGCCGTACCGCTCAGCCTCGCCGCACTGGTCTACGCCGTGCTGCGCGGCGGCGCCTTCGGCTCCGGCGGGGAGGCGCTGCGCCTGCTCGGCCTGCGGGTGGTGGTCATCCTCGGCGTACCGGTCCTGGTCCTCGCCCCGTGGTCGCTCCAGGTGCTCATGCACCCCTCCCGGCTGCTCCTCGAGGCCGGGCTGCCCGGTTTCAACGGCTCCGCCGCGAACCCGCTCGGCCTGATCCTGGTGAACCCCGGCGGCTCCGGCGTCCCGCCGATCTGGCTCTCCGCCGGTGTCGTGCTCACCGCCCTCGCCGCCCTGCTGCGCGCCGACCGCCGCCGCGCGGTGCTGGCCGCCTGGGGCGCCGCCGGGGCCGGGCTGCTGTTCACCGTCGCGGTGGCCGGCACCAGCGTCACCCCGGCCTCCGGCGGACAGGCCGTGGCCGCCTGGGCCGGGCCCGCGACCCTGCTCACCGGCGTCGCCCTGCTGGCCGCCGCCGCGATCGGCGCCGACGGCGCCAACGCCCGCGTCGCCGGGATCGCCTTCGGCTGGCGCCAGCCGGTCGCCGCGCTGGTGGTCGCCTCCGCCGTGCTCGCCCCGCTCGGCACCGCCGTCTGGTGGGCCGTCACCGGAGCCGACGGCCCGCTGCGGCGCACCGAGGCCGCCCAGGTCCCCGCCTTCGTCGCGGAGGAGGCCGGCACCACCGACCGCTCCCGCACCCTCGTCCTCACCGGCGACGCCGGCGCCTCGGGCGTCCGCTACGCCCTGGTCCGCGGCGCCGGCCTGACCCTCGGCCAGGCCGAGGGCACCGTGGACGCCGGCAGCAGCGGTGATCTGACCACGCTGGTCGGCCGCCTGCTCGCGGGCTCCGGCGGAGAGCAGGCGAAGTCCCTGGCCGGCTACGGCGTCGGCTACCTCGAGGTCAAGGACCCGATGATCGCCAAGGTCGAGGACGTCCTGGACACCACCCCCGGCCTGACCAAGCTCAGCCAGGAGAACGGCATCGCCCTCTGGCAGGTCAGCGGCGCCCCCGCGACCCGGGCCGTGATCACCAGCCCGAAGGGCGCCCCCGTGTCCGTCCCGGCGGGTGTCCACGACATCGACACCACGATCCCGGCCGGTCCGGCGGGCCGCGTCCTGCGCCTCGCGGAGCAGGCCGACCCCAAGTGGCAGGCCACCCTGGACGGCACCGCCCTGGAGTCCGTCACCGTCGACGGCTGGGCACAGGGCTTCAAGCTCCCCGCCGACGGCGGCCGGCTCGAGCTCACCCGTGACTCCAGCCTGCTGCACACCGGCTGGATCTGGGCGCAGCTGCTGCTCGCCACCACCGTCCTGGTGCTCGCCCTGCCCGGCCGCCGCAACCACAACGACGACGACCTGCCCGAGGAGGTGGTCGCCGCCGCCGCGCTGGCCGCCGCCGCCCAGGCACAGGCCCCCCTCCCGGGTAGCCGCCGGGCCCGCCGGATGGCCGAGCGCGGCGAGGGTGAGGGCGCCGAGCCCGACACCGGCGTGTACGCGGCCGGGATCCCGCAGCAGGGCGCCGGCGAGCCCGAGGCCGAGCCCGCCCACCCCGCGGCGGACCCGTACCAGGAGCAGTACCAGCAGGCCGACCCGTACGGCTGGGACCCGTACGCGGCCCAGCAGCCCGCAGGCGGGCAGTACGGCCAGCAGCAGTACGCGGAGCCGTACCCGCAGCAGCAGTACCCGGACCAGTACGCCGACCAGTACGAGCAGCAGCAGTACGGCTACGACCAGTACGCGGGCTACGCCACCCCCGAGCAGCAGCCCTGGGCGCCCGGCCAGCCGCAGCCCGAGACGTACTACGACCCGAACGACCCCTACGGCAACGGCGGTCACCCGCACCACAACGGAACGGGGAGCTGA
- a CDS encoding WhiB family transcriptional regulator has translation MSELFELLIGEGIEEDEEELGWQERALCAQTDPESFFPEKGGSTREAKKVCLACEVRSECLEYALANDERFGIWGGLSERERRRLKKSAV, from the coding sequence ATGAGCGAGCTCTTTGAGCTGTTGATCGGTGAGGGCATCGAGGAGGACGAAGAGGAGCTCGGTTGGCAGGAGCGCGCGCTGTGCGCCCAGACCGACCCCGAGTCCTTCTTCCCGGAGAAGGGCGGCTCCACCCGCGAGGCCAAGAAGGTCTGCCTCGCCTGTGAGGTCCGCTCCGAGTGTCTCGAGTACGCCCTCGCCAACGACGAGCGCTTCGGAATCTGGGGCGGTCTCTCCGAGCGCGAGCGCCGGCGCCTGAAGAAGAGCGCGGTCTGA
- a CDS encoding cysteine dioxygenase, whose amino-acid sequence MRMTRIRKRNRDRNKLARRVAETVHIAAPRHPWTDGLSDVSIAGDPLAFPHLARTDVPHHPTTVAGYAQLVREIAADRDRWAPLVRYDALTRWYARLETGPGYEVWLLSWLPGQSSGFHDHGQSSGVMTVVQGELVERSLSQAGEGSRTLRPGGQRVFSSGYLHEVVNAALEPAVSIHLYSPGLVEMNQYGAAGVVPESAVEMQPEAR is encoded by the coding sequence ATGCGAATGACCCGCATCCGCAAGCGCAACAGAGACCGCAACAAGCTCGCCCGCCGCGTGGCTGAGACCGTCCACATCGCCGCGCCCCGGCACCCCTGGACCGACGGCCTGAGCGACGTCAGCATCGCCGGCGACCCGCTGGCCTTCCCGCACCTCGCCCGCACCGACGTCCCGCACCATCCGACCACCGTGGCCGGGTACGCGCAGCTCGTCCGGGAGATCGCCGCCGACCGCGACCGCTGGGCACCGCTGGTCAGGTACGACGCCCTCACCCGCTGGTACGCCCGGCTGGAGACCGGCCCCGGCTACGAGGTCTGGCTGCTCAGCTGGCTGCCGGGCCAGAGCAGCGGCTTCCACGACCACGGCCAGTCCTCGGGTGTGATGACGGTCGTTCAGGGCGAGCTCGTCGAGCGCTCGCTCTCGCAGGCCGGCGAGGGCTCGCGCACCCTGCGCCCCGGCGGGCAGCGGGTCTTCTCCTCCGGCTACCTGCACGAGGTCGTCAACGCCGCCCTCGAACCGGCCGTCAGCATCCACCTCTACTCCCCCGGCCTGGTCGAGATGAACCAGTACGGTGCG